The nucleotide sequence ACATAGTGGTCGTAGTCAGGGCTTCGGCTAATCCTCAAAAAGAATCAAATGAGAAGCCATTGAAATGCGCAAATATAGAGAGCGCGTTATTACATCTTGCAAATCTTCATAAAATTTTGAATGCTGATTGATCTAATACTATGAAAATTATTTTAATCGCAATGATTAGGTTTTATAAAAAGTATATTTCTCCATATAAGTCAACAAAATGTCCGTATATTCCGTCTTGTTCGGAATACGGTCTTCAGGCTATAGAAAAATATGGCGCTCTTAAGGGTGGAGCGTTGGCTTTATGGAGAATCATAAGATGTAATCCTTTTTCTAAAGGAGGGTATGATCCCGTTCCTTAATTTTATCAGGAGGAAAATAAATTGTCAGAAGGAATACTGCTTTCACAATATTCCGGAGCAATTCTTGGACCTATAGCTAGAGTACTTGGACTTATACTTAATGCTGTTTTCAATGTTGTTCCTAACGTTGGTATTGCCATTATCCTTTTCACTGTAATCATATATCTTTGTCTGCTTCCTTTAACTTACAAGCAGCAGAAGTTTTCAAAACTTTCAGCAAAGATGAACCCTGAAATTCAGAAGGTTCAGGCTAAATACAAGGGAAAACAGGATCAGGCATCAATGCAGCGTCAGAATGAAGAGGTTCAGGCGATTTATCGTAAGTATGGTGTATCACCTACGGGTAGTTGTCTGCAGCTTCTCATACAGATGCCTATTTTATTTGCACTTTACAGGGTTATCAACAGTATCCCTGCTTATGTAACAAAAATATATGAGGTTCTTGAAGGTCTTTCTAAAAATATTCTTTCCACAGAAGATGGAATTAATGTAATCTCGAACCTTGAAACAACACAGAAAGTTTTTGCAAAATATGTCAGCAATAACAACTTTACAGGAGAGAATGCTGTAGAGTCCGTTATGGATATCTTAAACAGAGCAACTTCTAAAGAATGGGATCTTATCGGACAGATTCAGGGTCTTGATCTTGATGTATTTAATAATGCAAGAAATGGATTTGAGAGTTTTAATACATTTTTCGGATTGAATATCTCAAATACACCTATGTATATCATCAAGGATTCTTTTGAATCCGGAAATTTCCTTCTTGTGATAGGTGCTGTACTTATACCTGTTCTTGCTGCACTTACACAGTGGATAAATATTTTCTTTATGCCGCAGCCATCTAATTCAAATAGTACAGATCAGACTGCAAGCATGATGAAATCAATGAATCTGATGATGCCTCTTATGTCAGCATTTTTCTGTTTAAGCCTTCCCTGTGGTATGGGTATTTACTGGATAAGCGGTGCTGTTATCAGAAGTATCGAGCAGATCATCATCAATAAGAGAATTGATAAAATGGATATTGATTCAATTATTGAAAAAAATATCGAGAAGTATAATGAAAAGATCAAGGGCAAAGAAGGATCCAGTGGGAAAATCTCTGCAAATACTTCATTCGATTCAAATAAGAGCGGAAGTTCTTCAGCAGCTGATAAAGATGCAGCTATGGCTAAAGCAGAAGAGTATTATAAAAATCACTCAAAGCCCGGTAGTATTTCTGCAAAGGCAAATATGGTAAAGCAGTTTAATGAGCGTAATAAAAAATAAAATTGACTGTTTAGTAATATGAAGAGGAGGGTGCGTTTAAGATGGACTTTATTGAAGTTTCGGGTAAATCTCTTGAAGATGCTATCACTGAGGCATGTAATAAACTTTCTGTATCATCAGAACATCTTGAATATGAGATTGTAGATCTTGGTACATCCGGTTTTCTTGGATTTAACAGTAAGCCTACAATTATTAAGGCAAAGGTTAAAGATGGTTTTGAACCTGCCAAAGAAGAGAAGAAAGATAATGTTGTTGATAATATAGATCCTTCTTCTTTAGTTGTTGAAAATGTTCCGGCAGCTTCAAACGTAGATTTTGGAGATATTGACAGTATAAAGTCAAAGGTTGATAAATTTCTCGTTGATGTTTTCAATGCAATGAAAATGTCAGTTGAAACGAAAATTGACTTTGATGCTGAAGAGTCAACATTGAATATTGATATTGAAGGAACTGATATGGGTATCCTTATTGGTAAAAGAGGACAGACACTTGATTCACTTCAGTATCTTATAAGCCTGATTGTAAATAAGGGCAACGGAAATTATATCAGAGTTAAGGTTGATACCGAAAACTATAGAGCAAGAAGACAGAAGACACTTGAGAATCTTGCTAAAAATCTTTCATTTAAGGTAAAGAGAACTAAGAGACCTGTTTCTCTTGAACCTATGAATCCGTATGAGAGAAGAATAATTCATTCTGCACTTCAGAATGACAGATATGTTACTACACATTCAGAAGGTGAAGAGCCATTCAGAAGAGTAGTTATAAGTCTGAAAAAATAAAATTATAACTTTGAGGCTTTACATCAAAAATCTATGAATTATTCCGGGCGGCAGCCGGGCGAGCTATGACGCCTGGCTGCCGTTTATGGTATTAGGAGATAATATGGAATCAGATACAATTACAGCAATTGCAACAGCAGTTTCTCCAGCCGGAATTGGTATAGTAAGAATTAGTGGAGAAGAAGCTTTTGAAATAGCAGAAAGAATTTTTAAGAATAAAGATGGAAAAGGTTTTGACTTGATAAATTTTGAAAGTCATACTGTACACTATGGTTTTATTTTTGATGGAGATAATATGATCGATGAGGTACTTTTGACAATCTTCAGAGCACCAAGATCATATACAGCAGAAGATACCATAGAAATAAATTGCCATGGTGGTCCATATATTTTAAAAAGAGTTCTTGATACTGTTATTAAGTACGGAGCGAGGCTGGCTGATCCAGGTGAATTTACCAGAAGAGCATTTATGAATGGAAGAATTGATTTAACAGAGGCAGAATCTGTCATGGAATTAATTTCTTCAAAAAATGAATTTTCAAGGAATAATTCATTAAAAACTTTGCGTGGAAGTGTTTATAGAAAAATATCGGAGATCAGGGATAAGATTTTACATGAAGCTGCATTTATAGAAGCAGCATTAGATGATCCTGAACATTACAGTTTGGAAGATTATTCAGATAAACTTATTTCAACAGCAGAAGATTTAAGAAAAGATATTGACAGACTTATATATAGATCCGGAAGCGGAAGATTAATGAGTGAAGGAATAAGTACTGTTATAGTTGGAAAACCTAATGTTGGAAAATCTTCACTTTTGAATATGCTTTTACAGGAAGAGAGAGCAATTGTTACAGAAATTGCCGGAACAACAAGAGATACTGTTGAAGCACCATTAAGAATTGGAAATATTATTTTAAATATTGTTGATACGGCTGGAATTCATGATACTACAGATATTGTTGAAAGTATTGGCGTAGATAAGGCGAGAAAAATTGCAAATGATGCTGATCTTATATTATATGTAATTGATTCTTCAATCCCTTTGGATGATGATGATGATTCAATTATAGAGTTAATACATGGAAGAAAAACAATTGTTATTTTGAATAAATCTGATCTAAAGGCTGAAGTCAGAGAAGAAGATATTTCGGAAATGCTTGAATGCCCTGTAGTTTCTGTCTCTACATTAAATGAAGATGGTGTAGATGAGCTTGAAAAAACAATTACAGATATGTTCTTCAATGATTCTTTCGATGATAAAAACGAGGTTTACATAACTAATAATAGACAAATTGAAGCATTAAAAAGGGCTTCAAAGAGTCTGGGCTTTGTTATTCAGAGCATTAAAAATTCGATGAGTGAAGATTTATATTCTTCTGATTTGATGGATGCTTATTCTTTCCTTGGTGAGATAATAGGAGAGGATACTGACGATGATCTTGCAGACAGAATTTTTAGTGACTTTTGTATGGGTAAGTAAGTTATTTATAAATTAAGGAAGTAATTTATGACGATAGAAGATTTTGATGTTGCAGTTGTTGGTGCCGGACATGCAGGTTGCGAAGCAGCACTTGCAACTGCCAGACTTGGATTAAAAACTATAGTTTTCACGGTTAGTGTTAACAGTATTGCTTTAATGCCTTGCAATCCAAATATTGGTGGGAGTTCCAAGG is from Lachnospiraceae bacterium C1.1 and encodes:
- the yidD gene encoding membrane protein insertion efficiency factor YidD — its product is MKIILIAMIRFYKKYISPYKSTKCPYIPSCSEYGLQAIEKYGALKGGALALWRIIRCNPFSKGGYDPVP
- a CDS encoding YidC/Oxa1 family membrane protein insertase, translating into MSEGILLSQYSGAILGPIARVLGLILNAVFNVVPNVGIAIILFTVIIYLCLLPLTYKQQKFSKLSAKMNPEIQKVQAKYKGKQDQASMQRQNEEVQAIYRKYGVSPTGSCLQLLIQMPILFALYRVINSIPAYVTKIYEVLEGLSKNILSTEDGINVISNLETTQKVFAKYVSNNNFTGENAVESVMDILNRATSKEWDLIGQIQGLDLDVFNNARNGFESFNTFFGLNISNTPMYIIKDSFESGNFLLVIGAVLIPVLAALTQWINIFFMPQPSNSNSTDQTASMMKSMNLMMPLMSAFFCLSLPCGMGIYWISGAVIRSIEQIIINKRIDKMDIDSIIEKNIEKYNEKIKGKEGSSGKISANTSFDSNKSGSSSAADKDAAMAKAEEYYKNHSKPGSISAKANMVKQFNERNKK
- the jag gene encoding RNA-binding cell elongation regulator Jag/EloR; this translates as MDFIEVSGKSLEDAITEACNKLSVSSEHLEYEIVDLGTSGFLGFNSKPTIIKAKVKDGFEPAKEEKKDNVVDNIDPSSLVVENVPAASNVDFGDIDSIKSKVDKFLVDVFNAMKMSVETKIDFDAEESTLNIDIEGTDMGILIGKRGQTLDSLQYLISLIVNKGNGNYIRVKVDTENYRARRQKTLENLAKNLSFKVKRTKRPVSLEPMNPYERRIIHSALQNDRYVTTHSEGEEPFRRVVISLKK
- the mnmE gene encoding tRNA uridine-5-carboxymethylaminomethyl(34) synthesis GTPase MnmE, which translates into the protein MESDTITAIATAVSPAGIGIVRISGEEAFEIAERIFKNKDGKGFDLINFESHTVHYGFIFDGDNMIDEVLLTIFRAPRSYTAEDTIEINCHGGPYILKRVLDTVIKYGARLADPGEFTRRAFMNGRIDLTEAESVMELISSKNEFSRNNSLKTLRGSVYRKISEIRDKILHEAAFIEAALDDPEHYSLEDYSDKLISTAEDLRKDIDRLIYRSGSGRLMSEGISTVIVGKPNVGKSSLLNMLLQEERAIVTEIAGTTRDTVEAPLRIGNIILNIVDTAGIHDTTDIVESIGVDKARKIANDADLILYVIDSSIPLDDDDDSIIELIHGRKTIVILNKSDLKAEVREEDISEMLECPVVSVSTLNEDGVDELEKTITDMFFNDSFDDKNEVYITNNRQIEALKRASKSLGFVIQSIKNSMSEDLYSSDLMDAYSFLGEIIGEDTDDDLADRIFSDFCMGK